TACGATCTGGTGCTGCGCGGGGTCACCGCGCTCACCGCCGACGCGGCCCGACCCGTCATCGAGGACGCCGTGATCGGCGTCCGGGGGGACCGGATCACCTTCCTGGCGGGCGCCCGGGAGGCGCCGTCGCCTCTGCGCGCCACCCGCGTTCTCGCCCTGGACGGGCGGGTCGTGACGCCGGGGTTCGTGAACGTCCACACCCACGCGATCCTCACCATGGTCCGGGGTCGGGCGGAAGACATGGGCTTCGCCCCGGCCTACACGCCCGGGGTCCCGCGGGGGAGCGACGTCGATCCCGACGAGGCCCGCGCGCTGGCGCGGCTGGGGGCGCTCGAGGCCATGCTGTTCGGCTCGACCCTCATCAACGATACGTACGTCCACGCCGACGCGACAGTCGAGGCCATGGCCGAGGTGGGGCTGCGGGTCTACACCTGCGGGCGCATCCACGACGTGGACTTCCGGACGGTCGCCGACGGCCGCTGGGACCACGACGACGCGATCGGGGAGCAAACGCTGGGGGCGGCGGTGGCGCTGGCCGAGCGATGGCAGGGGAAGGCCGAGGGCCGCATCGGCGTCCAGCTGAGCCCGCATGCCCCCGACACCTGCTCAGACGTCCTGCTCCGAAAGGTCGCCGAGGCCGGCCGGACCCTCGGCCTCCGCGTGAACATCCATCTCGCGCAGAGCCGGGTCGAGGTGGAGCGGGTCCGCCAGCGGAGTGGCCGGAGCCCGGTCGAGGTGGTGGCTGACGCGGGTCTCCTGGACGACCGTCTCATCGCCGCTCACTGCATCTTCCTGACCCCGGCCGACATCGTCCGGGTCGGACGGGCCGGGGTGACCGTCGCCCACGTCCCCAAGGGAAACGCGACCGGAGGCATGCTGGCGCCCACCCCCAGGCTGCGTCGCGCCGGGGCGCGGCTGGCTCTCGGAACCGACAACATGCACGCCGACATGATCGAGGTGATGCGCTGGGCGCTCGCGGTGGCGCGTATCCAGGAAGGCGCCGTCACCGAGGAGTGGCAGCCCGGGGTGGCGCTGGAGATGGCGACCGTCGAGGGTGCCCGGGCCATGGGGCTCGCCGGCGAGCTCGGCACGCTGGCGGTCGGGAAGAAAGCGGACCTCGTGGTCGTGGACTTTCGGCGTCCCCACCTCACCCCATGCCTGAGTCCGCTGGGGAACCTCGTCCACACGGCCCAGGGGCGGGACGTCGAGATGGTCGTCGTGGACGGCCGGATCGTCGTGGAAGGGGGCCGGGCGACGCTGGTGGACGAGGAAGAGATCCGGCGTCACGCTGCCGCCGCGGCGAAGCGGCTCTGGGAGCGCGTCGGCACACCGGGGTAGGCATGGGGCGTAGGGAAGACGCGATCGACAGGTTCCAGGGCCTCCTCCGGGACCTGCTCGAGGAGACCCGGGCCAGCCGGACCACGATCCGGGTCGACGTGCCGGCGCTCGGCTTCCACGTAAACGCGCCGGCGGCCGAGGCCCGGGCGCCGGGCGTCCGGTCGATCCTGACCGAGACGTCCCTCGACCAGCGCCGGGCGGTCGCCGTGAAGTGGCTGGAGAAGAACCGCCGGGTCTTCGTGGAGAACGACTGCCTCCACGCGGCTCCCGAGGTCGCGC
The genomic region above belongs to Candidatus Methylomirabilota bacterium and contains:
- a CDS encoding amidohydrolase family protein produces the protein YDLVLRGVTALTADAARPVIEDAVIGVRGDRITFLAGAREAPSPLRATRVLALDGRVVTPGFVNVHTHAILTMVRGRAEDMGFAPAYTPGVPRGSDVDPDEARALARLGALEAMLFGSTLINDTYVHADATVEAMAEVGLRVYTCGRIHDVDFRTVADGRWDHDDAIGEQTLGAAVALAERWQGKAEGRIGVQLSPHAPDTCSDVLLRKVAEAGRTLGLRVNIHLAQSRVEVERVRQRSGRSPVEVVADAGLLDDRLIAAHCIFLTPADIVRVGRAGVTVAHVPKGNATGGMLAPTPRLRRAGARLALGTDNMHADMIEVMRWALAVARIQEGAVTEEWQPGVALEMATVEGARAMGLAGELGTLAVGKKADLVVVDFRRPHLTPCLSPLGNLVHTAQGRDVEMVVVDGRIVVEGGRATLVDEEEIRRHAAAAAKRLWERVGTPG
- a CDS encoding GAF domain-containing protein; its protein translation is MGRREDAIDRFQGLLRDLLEETRASRTTIRVDVPALGFHVNAPAAEARAPGVRSILTETSLDQRRAVAVKWLEKNRRVFVENDCLHAAPEVAPEREVTDVYGIRSEMVAPLVRGDVLQGWVSVHDTRGPRQWMDREVRALEETCRKLLAVLETIGMEE